In Capillimicrobium parvum, a genomic segment contains:
- a CDS encoding GNAT family N-acetyltransferase yields the protein MTITTAAPTHVETIERLDEFEALAPEWDPMVRAMARPSPFLLHAWLAEWWRHCGQTPTVLVARADGQLAGALPVVIRRRAALRVASFMGGRTAVLPDLLVAESAADRTTEVAGALTAALAQTCDVADLHGVPAGSRIAAALGPRLQLIERIEAPVLDLQAGWDAVYRAKTNSKKRNLHRRRRRQLSELGRLTVAVAREPDELEPALEDAFRLHDLRWDGRPDGSGFTSGPGKAFQRAAMRRLAEADVPRIVSLHLDGRAIAFHYFFALEATMYVHRLAFDPALARWSPGLVNTLDAIEAAAGEGLTRVEYLGGGERYKLELSDGLEPLYHGFGLAAGLRGRGFATAHLTVIRTRLRLKQNPRLHHLYFEQLAPVRRAADRTRAVSARSRR from the coding sequence ATGACGATCACGACGGCCGCACCGACCCACGTCGAGACGATCGAGCGGCTCGACGAGTTCGAGGCGCTCGCCCCCGAGTGGGACCCGATGGTCCGGGCGATGGCCCGGCCCAGCCCGTTCCTCCTGCACGCCTGGCTGGCGGAGTGGTGGCGCCATTGCGGCCAGACGCCGACCGTGCTCGTCGCGCGCGCGGACGGGCAGCTGGCCGGCGCCCTGCCCGTCGTGATCCGGCGCCGGGCGGCCCTGCGCGTGGCGAGCTTCATGGGCGGCCGGACCGCCGTGCTCCCCGACCTGCTCGTCGCCGAGAGCGCCGCGGACCGCACGACGGAGGTGGCCGGCGCGCTCACCGCCGCGCTCGCGCAGACGTGCGACGTCGCGGACCTCCACGGCGTGCCGGCCGGCAGCCGGATCGCCGCGGCGCTCGGGCCGCGCCTGCAGCTGATCGAGCGCATCGAGGCGCCGGTGCTCGACCTGCAGGCGGGGTGGGACGCCGTCTATCGCGCGAAGACGAACTCGAAGAAGCGCAACCTGCACCGCCGCCGCCGGCGCCAGCTCTCGGAGCTCGGCCGGCTCACCGTCGCGGTAGCCCGCGAACCGGACGAGCTCGAGCCCGCGCTCGAGGACGCGTTCCGGCTGCACGACCTGCGCTGGGACGGGCGCCCGGACGGCTCCGGCTTCACGAGCGGCCCGGGCAAGGCGTTTCAGCGTGCTGCGATGCGCCGGCTCGCCGAGGCCGACGTGCCGCGGATCGTGTCGCTGCACCTCGACGGCCGCGCCATCGCGTTCCACTACTTCTTCGCGCTCGAGGCCACGATGTACGTCCACCGGCTCGCCTTCGACCCGGCCCTCGCGCGCTGGTCGCCCGGGCTCGTCAACACGCTGGACGCCATCGAGGCGGCCGCGGGCGAAGGGCTGACCCGGGTCGAGTACCTCGGCGGCGGCGAGCGCTACAAGCTCGAGCTCTCCGACGGCCTCGAGCCGCTGTACCACGGGTTCGGGCTCGCCGCGGGCCTGCGCGGTCGCGGCTTCGCCACTGCGCACCTGACCGTCATCCGCACGAGGCTGCGGCTCAAGCAGAACCCGCGCCTGCACCACCTGTACTTCGAGCAGCTGGCCCCGGTCCGCCGGGCGGCGGACCGGACGCGAGCGGTCAGCGCGCGCAGCCGGCGCTGA
- a CDS encoding sugar transferase — MSAAAASAPRLRRLLVGTAGRIVLTWLGVAIVAAAARPLDAAGLLGVSIAAGIWLVALRAAHLGAPRALGATVPAAIGTATGLVAVAALNPLLPCLGHPVPVLLGMALAVFGSSVVWESVLRRAGGRQRILVIGSSAMDDISAIASRGPMPFDIVGTAERNPSTLIPDAPDEAVAAQALLPLDDLSVVVSAQRPDLIVLTDEASCSDALDSLLEIRRPPFRVAGLTSFCEYAFGCVPLPHLTSMWFMSLLHLRQPADRPSKRVFDVLVAVVGLAVAAPLIALLALVIKRTPGPVIYRQTRVGERGRRFTMYKLRTMTVEAERAGTAVWCSGDRDPRTTGIGRLLRRTHLDELPQLWNVLKGEMSIVGPRPERPEFIEMLEDEVPFWSRRLLIRPGITGWAQVRCGYARDSESAAEKLSYDFWYLRHGNLGVDLAICLQTVVLALDGLIPRVRVLRRGSAPERLVP; from the coding sequence ATGAGCGCCGCCGCGGCGTCCGCCCCACGCCTCCGGCGGCTGCTCGTCGGCACGGCCGGCCGGATCGTGCTGACCTGGCTCGGCGTCGCGATCGTCGCCGCGGCCGCGCGCCCGCTCGATGCGGCCGGTCTGCTCGGCGTCTCGATCGCCGCAGGCATCTGGCTCGTCGCGCTGCGCGCGGCCCATCTCGGCGCGCCACGCGCGCTGGGCGCCACCGTGCCGGCCGCCATCGGCACCGCCACCGGCCTGGTCGCCGTCGCCGCGCTCAACCCGCTGTTGCCGTGCCTGGGACACCCGGTGCCGGTCCTGCTCGGCATGGCGCTCGCCGTGTTCGGGTCGAGCGTCGTCTGGGAGTCGGTGCTCCGCCGCGCCGGGGGGCGCCAGCGCATCCTCGTCATCGGCAGCAGCGCGATGGACGACATCTCCGCCATCGCGAGCCGCGGACCGATGCCGTTCGACATCGTGGGCACCGCCGAGCGCAACCCGTCGACGCTCATCCCGGACGCACCCGACGAGGCCGTCGCGGCGCAGGCGCTGCTGCCGCTCGACGACCTGTCGGTCGTGGTCTCCGCGCAGCGCCCCGACCTGATCGTGCTCACCGACGAGGCGTCGTGCTCCGACGCGCTCGACAGCCTGCTGGAGATCCGCCGTCCGCCCTTTCGGGTCGCGGGACTGACGAGCTTCTGCGAGTACGCGTTCGGCTGCGTCCCGCTCCCGCACCTCACCTCGATGTGGTTCATGAGCCTGCTGCACCTGCGCCAGCCGGCCGACCGGCCGTCCAAGCGGGTGTTCGACGTGCTCGTCGCGGTCGTCGGGCTCGCCGTCGCCGCGCCGCTGATCGCCCTGCTTGCCCTCGTGATCAAACGCACCCCGGGCCCCGTCATCTACCGGCAGACGCGGGTGGGCGAGCGAGGCCGGCGGTTCACGATGTACAAGCTGCGGACCATGACGGTGGAGGCCGAGCGGGCCGGGACGGCCGTCTGGTGCTCCGGAGACCGCGACCCGCGGACGACCGGGATCGGACGGCTGCTGCGGCGTACGCACCTCGACGAGCTCCCGCAGCTGTGGAACGTGCTCAAGGGCGAGATGTCCATCGTGGGGCCGCGCCCGGAGCGGCCGGAGTTCATCGAGATGCTCGAGGACGAGGTCCCCTTCTGGAGCCGGCGGCTGCTGATCCGCCCCGGCATCACCGGCTGGGCACAGGTCCGCTGCGGGTACGCGCGCGACTCCGAGAGCGCCGCGGAGAAGCTCTCCTACGACTTCTGGTACCTGCGCCACGGCAACCTGGGCGTCGACCTGGCGATCTGCCTGCAGACCGTGGTGCTCGCATTGGACGGCCTGATCCCGCGGGTCCGCGTCCTGCGCCGAGGATCCGCTCCCGAACGGCTCGTCCCGTGA
- a CDS encoding sigma-70 family RNA polymerase sigma factor, which yields MSVAELQELEEIKGLLAKGQQVGVLTHAEIATALSELDVDEADVEELNTFFESQEIELVEDVDPATAAAAQVERAPDKRGGRRKAKTAIDLRPDMTTDSLQLFLKDIGKVRLLTAQEEVDLAKRIERGDLDAKQKMVESNLRLVVSIAKNYRNQGLPFLDLIQEGTLGLVRAAEKFDYRKGFKFSTYATWWIRQAIARALADKARTIRIPVHVVEKLNKIGRAERKLVTELGREPTADEIAEVTGIDPEEVDSIKRSAQAPVSLEKPVGDEEESEFGQFIADERAESPYERAAEILTKEALREALENLSYRERRVLELRYGLGGEHPRTLDEVGRTFNVTRERIRQIENQSLKKLQSLAEAQKLRDVA from the coding sequence ATGTCAGTCGCAGAGCTGCAGGAACTGGAAGAGATCAAGGGTCTGCTCGCCAAGGGCCAGCAGGTGGGCGTGTTGACGCACGCCGAGATCGCGACCGCGCTCTCCGAACTCGACGTCGACGAGGCCGACGTCGAGGAGCTGAACACCTTCTTCGAGTCCCAGGAGATCGAGCTCGTCGAGGACGTCGATCCGGCGACCGCCGCAGCCGCCCAGGTCGAGCGCGCGCCGGACAAGCGGGGCGGGCGCCGCAAGGCCAAGACGGCCATCGACCTGCGGCCCGACATGACGACGGACTCGCTGCAGCTGTTCCTCAAGGACATCGGCAAGGTCCGTCTGCTCACCGCCCAGGAGGAGGTCGACCTCGCCAAGCGCATCGAGCGCGGCGACCTCGACGCGAAGCAGAAGATGGTCGAGTCGAACCTGCGCCTCGTCGTCTCGATCGCGAAGAACTACCGCAACCAGGGCCTGCCGTTCCTCGACCTGATCCAGGAGGGGACGCTCGGCCTGGTCCGCGCCGCGGAGAAGTTCGACTACCGCAAGGGCTTCAAGTTCTCGACCTACGCGACCTGGTGGATCCGCCAGGCGATCGCCCGTGCGCTGGCCGACAAGGCGCGCACCATCCGCATCCCGGTCCACGTCGTCGAGAAGCTCAACAAGATCGGCCGCGCCGAGCGCAAGCTCGTCACCGAGCTCGGCCGCGAGCCCACCGCCGACGAGATCGCCGAGGTCACGGGCATCGACCCCGAGGAGGTCGACTCGATCAAGCGCTCGGCCCAGGCGCCGGTCTCGCTGGAGAAGCCGGTCGGCGACGAGGAGGAGTCCGAGTTCGGCCAGTTCATCGCCGACGAGCGCGCCGAGTCGCCGTACGAGCGTGCGGCCGAGATCCTCACGAAGGAGGCGCTGCGCGAGGCGCTGGAGAATCTGTCCTACCGCGAGCGCCGAGTTCTCGAGCTTCGATACGGCCTGGGCGGAGAGCATCCGCGCACGCTCGACGAGGTCGGGCGCACGTTCAACGTGACGCGCGAGCGCATCCGCCAGATCGAGAACCAGTCGCTGAAGAAGCTGCAGTCGCTCGCGGAGGCCCAGAAGCTCCGCGACGTCGCCTGA
- a CDS encoding molybdopterin molybdotransferase MoeA codes for MFPLLSIAQARDEVRRAITALEPDDLEITAALGRVLAEDVTAAHDVPPFPNSAMDGFAVRSGAAGRRLPITGEARAGRPAGRPLPDGEAFRISTGAVLPEGADAVIEVERVQERDGALVTEIDVDAARNVRTAGEDLAAGTVVLTAGTRLGPAELGVAVSAGRGTLLCGGIPRLAVVATGDELVDPGEPLQPGQIHNSNAVTLGALAQQTGARVFTVSGAADTLDETVEALGIALEEADVLVVSGGVSVGPHDHVKPALEALGVQQRFWGVALRPGKPTWFGTREGRLVFGLPGNPVSSMVTFLLFVRPALNAMQGAAFEAPRRTAVLAERIARFPQRDEAVRVSLATAPDGTLQARPTGPQGSHISSSMLGADALAILEAGDGGVEAGTTVSVEPI; via the coding sequence ATGTTCCCCCTCCTGAGCATCGCGCAGGCCCGCGACGAGGTCCGGCGTGCGATCACGGCGCTCGAGCCCGACGACCTCGAGATCACCGCCGCGCTCGGCCGCGTGCTCGCCGAGGACGTGACCGCCGCGCACGACGTGCCGCCGTTCCCGAACTCGGCGATGGACGGGTTCGCCGTGCGCAGCGGCGCCGCCGGCCGTAGGCTGCCGATCACCGGCGAGGCGCGCGCGGGCCGGCCCGCCGGCCGGCCCCTCCCTGACGGCGAGGCGTTCCGCATCTCCACCGGAGCGGTCCTGCCCGAGGGCGCCGACGCCGTCATCGAGGTCGAGCGCGTACAGGAGCGCGATGGCGCCCTCGTCACGGAGATCGACGTCGACGCCGCGCGCAACGTCCGGACCGCCGGCGAGGACCTCGCCGCGGGCACGGTCGTCCTGACCGCGGGCACCCGCCTCGGGCCGGCCGAGCTCGGCGTCGCCGTCTCCGCCGGCCGCGGCACCCTGCTCTGCGGCGGCATCCCGCGCCTCGCCGTCGTGGCCACGGGCGACGAGCTCGTCGATCCCGGCGAGCCGCTGCAGCCCGGCCAGATCCACAACTCCAACGCGGTCACGCTCGGCGCGCTCGCCCAGCAGACGGGCGCGCGCGTCTTCACCGTCAGCGGCGCGGCCGACACCCTCGACGAGACGGTCGAGGCGCTCGGCATCGCGCTCGAGGAGGCCGACGTGCTCGTCGTCTCGGGCGGCGTCTCCGTCGGCCCGCACGACCACGTCAAGCCCGCCCTCGAGGCCCTCGGCGTGCAGCAGCGCTTCTGGGGCGTCGCGCTGCGTCCGGGCAAGCCGACATGGTTCGGCACCCGCGAGGGGCGATTGGTCTTCGGCCTGCCGGGCAACCCGGTGTCCTCCATGGTCACCTTCCTGCTCTTCGTCCGCCCGGCGCTGAACGCCATGCAGGGCGCGGCGTTCGAGGCCCCGCGCCGGACCGCCGTGCTCGCCGAACGCATCGCGCGCTTCCCGCAGCGCGACGAGGCGGTCCGCGTGAGCCTCGCCACGGCGCCCGACGGCACGCTCCAGGCGCGGCCGACCGGGCCGCAGGGCTCGCACATCTCGAGTTCGATGCTGGGCGCCGACGCGCTGGCGATCCTCGAGGCCGGCGACGGCGGGGTCGAGGCCGGGACGACCGTCTCGGTCGAGCCCATCTGA
- a CDS encoding diguanylate cyclase domain-containing protein, translated as MPDDRPVRRRRARPVADAPVAALVAGADDLAREWLLALLAERPLAAAAEVPVAELAAGGPELCAAMVRALASDEELDRLDGGDLTDAAGRAGALAGAGSADAAAGAVELLRGVLWAGALAELRRPGPELVAGLAERLSAVAAVVTAVTLRTGTTRAPAREVGPSAPAPAEGEVRALDLRPRISDGPPLETVDRAVERHAADGRPLAVLLVELDGVQRLLAAQFGDEATAAIAQAEAAIEGLLRPGDAARRDGPGRIWVALAGTGPAGARALALRIGAGVARAAELSGAALSASVGVAVLGPDAPDGAALLDRAEESLFAARAGGYGGGTPPGTM; from the coding sequence ATGCCCGACGACCGACCCGTCCGCCGGCGCCGCGCGCGCCCCGTCGCCGACGCCCCGGTGGCGGCGCTCGTCGCGGGCGCGGACGACCTGGCGCGCGAGTGGCTGCTGGCGCTGCTGGCCGAGCGGCCGCTGGCCGCGGCGGCGGAGGTGCCGGTCGCCGAGCTGGCCGCGGGCGGGCCAGAGCTGTGCGCGGCGATGGTCCGGGCGCTCGCCTCCGACGAGGAGCTCGACCGCCTCGACGGCGGCGACCTGACGGACGCGGCGGGCCGAGCGGGAGCGCTGGCGGGCGCGGGCAGCGCGGACGCGGCAGCGGGCGCCGTGGAGCTGTTGCGCGGGGTGCTGTGGGCGGGCGCGCTGGCCGAGCTGCGCCGTCCGGGGCCGGAGCTGGTCGCCGGCCTGGCCGAGCGGCTGTCGGCGGTCGCGGCGGTGGTCACGGCCGTGACGCTGCGGACCGGCACGACGCGCGCGCCCGCGCGCGAGGTCGGCCCCTCTGCGCCGGCCCCCGCCGAGGGCGAGGTGCGCGCGCTCGACCTGCGCCCCCGGATCTCCGACGGCCCGCCGCTGGAGACCGTCGACCGTGCGGTCGAGCGCCATGCCGCCGACGGGCGCCCGCTCGCCGTGCTGCTCGTCGAGCTCGACGGGGTGCAGCGGCTGCTCGCCGCCCAGTTCGGCGACGAGGCGACGGCGGCGATCGCGCAGGCCGAGGCGGCGATCGAGGGGCTGCTGCGGCCGGGCGACGCCGCCCGCCGCGACGGCCCCGGGCGCATCTGGGTGGCGCTGGCCGGAACCGGCCCGGCGGGCGCGCGCGCGCTCGCGCTGCGGATCGGCGCCGGCGTCGCCCGCGCCGCCGAGCTGAGCGGCGCCGCGCTCAGCGCATCGGTCGGGGTCGCCGTGCTCGGGCCCGACGCGCCCGACGGCGCCGCACTGCTCGACCGCGCCGAGGAATCGCTGTTCGCCGCGCGGGCCGGCGGCTACGGCGGCGGGACGCCGCCGGGCACGATGTAG
- a CDS encoding GNAT family N-acetyltransferase: MPVRDARPADLERIVAIYNASIPGRLATADLEPVTVDERRAWLLERDATRRPVWVTERDGEVAGWLSVGDFYGRPAYAATVEVGVYVDPAHQRCGVGRELLDHLVANAPQLGLRRLLAFVFAHNAPSLALFERAGFERWGLLPEVAELDGRLIDSAILGLRVA; this comes from the coding sequence TTGCCCGTCCGCGACGCCCGGCCCGCCGACCTCGAGCGGATCGTCGCGATCTACAACGCGTCGATCCCGGGCCGCCTGGCCACCGCGGACCTCGAGCCGGTGACGGTGGACGAGCGGCGCGCATGGCTGCTCGAGCGCGACGCCACCCGGCGCCCCGTGTGGGTGACCGAGCGTGACGGCGAGGTCGCCGGCTGGCTGAGCGTGGGCGACTTCTACGGCCGCCCGGCCTACGCCGCGACGGTCGAGGTCGGCGTGTACGTCGACCCGGCCCACCAGCGGTGCGGGGTCGGCCGCGAGCTCCTCGACCACCTCGTCGCCAACGCGCCGCAGCTCGGGCTGCGCCGCCTGCTCGCCTTCGTCTTCGCCCACAACGCGCCGAGCCTGGCGCTGTTCGAGCGCGCCGGGTTCGAGCGCTGGGGGCTGCTGCCGGAGGTCGCCGAGCTCGACGGCCGGCTCATCGACTCGGCGATCCTCGGACTGCGGGTGGCCTGA
- a CDS encoding septal ring lytic transglycosylase RlpA family protein: MFRLRPPIAVVLATLAASFVAVPAAGAQAPAPTATGGAAFGNAGPTGLDVDPGGFLGRPLAISGRVESLAGQAVRIERLDAATRAWVAVARATADEDGAFSAQWDPDIPGDQTLRAVPDTGSAAQASTADAGPSARTTIYRSAGATWYGPGFWGRTTACGVRLTKTLLGVAHRTWPCGTRVAVYLDGRQTEVTVVDRGPYAKGVSLDLTKAAADQIGLTEIGRGAIGWYRRPAAANVR, translated from the coding sequence ATGTTCAGGCTCAGACCGCCCATCGCCGTCGTCCTCGCGACCCTCGCCGCGTCCTTCGTGGCGGTCCCGGCCGCGGGCGCCCAGGCGCCCGCGCCGACCGCCACCGGCGGCGCAGCGTTCGGCAACGCCGGCCCGACCGGCCTCGACGTCGATCCCGGCGGGTTCCTCGGCCGGCCGCTCGCGATCTCCGGGCGCGTCGAGTCGCTCGCCGGACAGGCCGTGCGCATCGAGCGGCTCGACGCGGCCACGCGTGCGTGGGTCGCCGTGGCTCGCGCGACCGCCGACGAGGACGGAGCGTTCTCGGCCCAGTGGGATCCGGACATCCCGGGCGACCAGACCCTGCGCGCCGTGCCCGACACCGGCTCCGCGGCGCAGGCCTCGACCGCCGACGCCGGGCCGAGCGCGCGCACCACGATCTACCGGTCCGCAGGCGCGACCTGGTACGGGCCCGGCTTCTGGGGCCGCACGACCGCCTGCGGCGTGCGGCTGACCAAGACGCTCCTCGGCGTCGCGCACCGCACCTGGCCGTGCGGCACGCGGGTGGCGGTCTATCTCGACGGCCGCCAGACCGAGGTGACGGTCGTCGACCGCGGCCCGTACGCGAAGGGCGTCTCGCTCGACCTCACCAAGGCGGCGGCCGACCAGATCGGGCTGACGGAGATCGGCCGCGGCGCGATCGGCTGGTACCGCCGGCCCGCCGCCGCGAACGTTCGCTGA
- a CDS encoding lipopolysaccharide biosynthesis protein, which produces MPRDAERPTVARGSAPLFWAQVGGNLGLLAALVPITRSLGPEGRGTVAFVTVTAIVSATLARLGVTEAMTVFAAQRPLERSRLLSNVLLSVTVVECVAAGLVCGVMLAFPGLRPPGVGDPELLALACGMLASGLADAGYMFVLGCSRFRLHSAVTIAMAWGYAAATTLVTLTVGLTVLRAIVLWVAFQVIKAFLLLAASIRAEGLGAPGAKLLRECVIFGLGAWIGTLSTAFSQRIDQLLVALIASEAVLGIYATAVNAFEILLYLAGAAATAILPLGARAGAGARTAEILRTYRAVTMLTAAGIVVAAIVGTQLIPLVFGAPFEASNGPFLWLLPGALGFVALSIFSSALVAAFAPRRSSAGPLVSLVVGLVLDILLIPSHGATGAAIATTSAMLAGGATSLVLYATRDRFSPGALLIPRRGDLALLRALARPFSRMGRVGPA; this is translated from the coding sequence TTGCCGCGCGACGCTGAGCGCCCCACCGTCGCGCGTGGCTCGGCGCCCTTGTTCTGGGCGCAGGTCGGCGGCAACCTGGGCCTCCTCGCGGCGCTGGTGCCGATCACGCGGTCGCTGGGCCCGGAAGGGCGCGGCACCGTCGCGTTCGTGACCGTGACGGCGATCGTCTCGGCGACGCTGGCCCGGCTCGGCGTGACGGAGGCGATGACCGTGTTCGCCGCGCAGCGGCCCCTCGAGCGATCGCGGCTGCTGTCGAACGTGCTGCTGTCGGTGACCGTGGTGGAATGCGTCGCGGCCGGGCTCGTGTGCGGGGTGATGCTGGCGTTCCCCGGCCTGCGCCCTCCGGGGGTCGGCGACCCGGAGCTGCTCGCGCTCGCCTGCGGCATGCTGGCCTCGGGGCTGGCGGACGCGGGATACATGTTCGTGCTGGGCTGCAGCCGGTTCCGGCTGCACTCCGCGGTGACGATCGCGATGGCCTGGGGGTACGCGGCGGCGACGACGCTGGTGACGCTGACGGTGGGTCTGACCGTGCTGCGGGCGATCGTCCTCTGGGTGGCCTTCCAGGTGATCAAGGCGTTCCTGCTGCTCGCCGCGTCGATCCGCGCGGAGGGTCTGGGCGCGCCGGGGGCGAAGCTGCTGCGCGAGTGCGTCATCTTCGGCCTCGGCGCCTGGATCGGCACGCTGTCGACCGCCTTCAGCCAGCGCATCGACCAGCTGCTCGTGGCCCTCATCGCGTCGGAGGCGGTCCTCGGGATCTACGCGACGGCGGTCAACGCGTTCGAGATCCTCCTGTATCTGGCGGGTGCGGCGGCCACCGCGATCCTTCCGCTCGGGGCGAGGGCCGGGGCGGGGGCGCGGACCGCGGAGATCCTGCGGACCTACCGGGCGGTGACCATGCTCACGGCGGCCGGGATCGTGGTCGCCGCGATCGTCGGGACGCAGCTGATCCCGCTGGTCTTCGGCGCACCGTTCGAGGCGTCCAACGGGCCGTTCCTGTGGCTCCTGCCCGGGGCCCTGGGCTTCGTGGCGCTGTCGATCTTCTCCAGCGCGCTGGTCGCGGCGTTCGCTCCCCGGCGCTCGTCGGCCGGGCCGCTCGTGTCGCTCGTGGTCGGGCTAGTGCTCGACATCCTGCTCATCCCGTCGCACGGTGCGACGGGCGCGGCGATCGCCACGACGAGCGCCATGCTCGCGGGCGGCGCGACGTCGCTCGTCCTCTACGCCACGCGCGATCGCTTCTCGCCCGGCGCGCTGCTGATCCCGCGCCGTGGCGACCTGGCGCTGCTGCGCGCCCTCGCCCGGCCGTTCTCACGGATGGGCCGCGTCGGGCCGGCCTGA
- a CDS encoding response regulator transcription factor, whose product MEIGRTVLIADADEASRSGLARLLRGAGYRVVQCDTGDGALEIARSTEPSAVILEVPLPNVSGYEVCHVLKSELGGQVPVVFVSGTRTEAYDRVAGLLLGADDYLVKPYSPGELLARLTNLVRRSRSRVAAGGRRLTKREHEVLDLLGDGLRPDDIARRLFISPKTVATHVEHILRKFDVNSKTEAVAVAYRDGILRPR is encoded by the coding sequence ATGGAGATCGGGAGAACGGTTCTCATCGCCGACGCCGATGAAGCGTCGCGGTCGGGTCTGGCGCGCCTCCTGCGGGGGGCGGGCTATCGGGTCGTCCAGTGCGACACCGGAGACGGTGCGCTGGAGATCGCGCGGTCGACCGAGCCGTCGGCCGTCATCCTCGAGGTGCCGCTGCCCAACGTGTCCGGCTACGAGGTCTGCCACGTCCTGAAGTCCGAGCTGGGCGGGCAGGTCCCCGTCGTGTTCGTCTCGGGGACGCGGACCGAGGCCTACGACCGTGTCGCCGGCCTGCTGCTGGGGGCCGACGACTACCTGGTCAAGCCGTACTCACCGGGCGAGCTGCTGGCGCGGCTGACGAACCTCGTGCGCCGCTCACGGTCCCGGGTCGCCGCCGGCGGCCGCCGGCTCACCAAGCGCGAGCATGAGGTGCTCGACCTGCTGGGCGACGGCCTGCGCCCCGACGACATCGCCCGCCGGCTGTTCATCAGCCCCAAGACGGTCGCCACCCATGTGGAGCACATCCTGCGCAAGTTCGACGTCAACAGCAAGACGGAGGCCGTCGCCGTGGCCTACCGGGACGGTATCCTGCGCCCCCGCTGA
- a CDS encoding FAD-dependent oxidoreductase, whose amino-acid sequence MAERLDLAVIGAGPFGLSVAAHLPDLRVRVFGEPMQTWRTRMPPEMRLRSDWEETSLSAPADRGSISIWAGAVGEPREEPIPLQKFLRYANWFRETFVPDTDPSDVVHVDRGGGVLRLVTAAGDEVDVRRIVVAVGVTPFPYAPPPFDAAMGDRISFAIDRQDYEPYRGRRVVVVGGGQGGLEAAALAVKAGAEVEVIVRSQVRWFTDREPYRPRGRLRQRIYRLAYPVVGYGPPPLNRLALHPDAYAALPAPARRSVARRILRAGGSPWVRGEIEGRVRFTEGTAVTALERRDDVVRLLLSDGSAREADAVVVSAGFRFALDRMRFLSPAVRAAIAVRDGWPVLDRWFRSSDPDVMFVGFAAERRFGPIARFVSGSRFTARRLSAGCAR is encoded by the coding sequence ATGGCTGAACGGCTCGACCTCGCGGTCATCGGAGCAGGCCCCTTCGGTCTGTCGGTCGCCGCGCACCTTCCGGATCTCCGCGTGCGCGTCTTCGGCGAGCCGATGCAGACGTGGCGCACGCGCATGCCGCCCGAGATGCGCCTGCGCTCCGACTGGGAGGAGACGTCGCTGTCGGCTCCCGCGGACCGCGGGTCGATCAGCATCTGGGCGGGCGCCGTGGGCGAGCCGCGCGAGGAGCCGATCCCGCTGCAGAAGTTCCTGCGCTACGCGAACTGGTTCCGCGAGACGTTCGTCCCCGACACGGATCCCTCCGACGTCGTGCACGTCGACCGCGGTGGCGGCGTGCTGCGGCTCGTCACCGCCGCCGGCGACGAGGTCGATGTCCGGCGCATCGTGGTGGCCGTCGGCGTCACGCCGTTTCCGTACGCCCCGCCCCCGTTCGACGCCGCGATGGGCGACCGGATCTCCTTCGCGATCGACCGGCAGGACTACGAGCCCTACCGGGGGCGCCGGGTCGTCGTCGTCGGCGGCGGGCAGGGGGGCCTCGAGGCCGCGGCGCTGGCCGTGAAGGCGGGCGCCGAGGTCGAGGTCATCGTGCGTTCGCAGGTCCGGTGGTTCACCGACCGCGAGCCCTACCGTCCGCGCGGCCGTCTCCGGCAGCGCATCTACCGCCTCGCGTATCCCGTGGTCGGCTACGGGCCGCCCCCGCTCAACCGCCTTGCGCTGCACCCCGACGCCTACGCCGCCCTGCCCGCGCCGGCGCGCCGAAGCGTCGCCCGCCGCATCCTGCGCGCCGGCGGGTCGCCGTGGGTGCGGGGCGAGATCGAGGGGCGCGTCAGGTTCACCGAGGGGACGGCGGTCACGGCGCTCGAGCGGCGCGACGACGTGGTGCGCCTCCTGCTCAGCGACGGATCGGCGCGCGAGGCCGACGCGGTCGTGGTCTCGGCCGGATTCCGGTTCGCTCTCGACCGCATGCGCTTCCTGTCGCCGGCCGTGCGCGCGGCGATCGCGGTGCGCGACGGGTGGCCGGTGCTCGATCGCTGGTTCCGGTCGAGCGATCCGGACGTGATGTTCGTCGGGTTCGCCGCCGAGCGGCGGTTCGGCCCGATCGCGCGCTTCGTCTCGGGCAGCCGGTTCACGGCGCGGCGGCTCAGCGCCGGCTGCGCGCGCTGA